One genomic region from Actinomycetes bacterium encodes:
- a CDS encoding RNB domain-containing ribonuclease yields the protein MPRRHLALRVRDEAGGRELRAGFARIRDELDLAADFPADVLAEAEESAREARLPAEDLTDLPFLTIDPPGSEDLDQAMHLERRAGGYRLRYAIADVGTYVRPGGAVDAEAHRRGETHYSPDTRTPLHPPVLSEGAASLLPGEVRAAVLWTIDLDPQGEQTAVEVRRARVRSRDRLDYAAVQDLVDSGRADERLQLLAQVGKLRMALEVERGGVSLPIPEQEVVEDGGRYRLEYRTTLPVESWNEQVSLLTGMAAADLMLHGEIGVLRTLPQASNESLEQLRRAARALGVDWPRDRSYAEVVHDLDPANPRHAALLEEATSLLRGAGYTAFDGGVPEHATHAAVAAEYAHATAPLRRLVDRYVSEVCLALCAGDEVPGFVRSALPGLPSTMSESGRVGHELERECVALMEAAVLHGREGEEFDAVVVEVSRDGASGTVQLADPAVRATCEGRLPVGEAVRVRLAEADVQRRSVRFALV from the coding sequence ATGCCACGCCGACACCTCGCCCTGCGCGTCCGCGACGAGGCAGGGGGGCGGGAGCTGCGCGCGGGGTTCGCGCGGATCCGCGACGAGCTGGACCTGGCCGCCGACTTCCCGGCCGACGTCCTGGCCGAGGCGGAGGAGTCGGCCCGCGAGGCCCGGCTGCCGGCGGAGGACCTGACCGACCTGCCCTTCCTGACGATCGACCCACCCGGCTCCGAGGACCTGGACCAGGCGATGCACCTCGAGCGTCGGGCCGGCGGCTACCGGCTGCGGTACGCGATCGCGGACGTCGGGACGTACGTCCGGCCCGGGGGTGCGGTCGACGCCGAGGCGCACCGTCGCGGCGAGACCCACTACAGCCCGGACACCCGGACGCCCCTGCACCCGCCCGTGCTCTCCGAGGGCGCCGCGTCCCTGCTGCCCGGCGAGGTGCGCGCGGCCGTGCTCTGGACCATCGACCTCGACCCGCAGGGGGAGCAGACCGCGGTCGAGGTGCGGCGGGCCCGGGTGCGCTCGCGGGACCGGCTGGACTACGCCGCGGTGCAAGACCTGGTGGACAGCGGGCGGGCCGACGAGCGGCTGCAGCTGCTCGCCCAGGTGGGCAAGCTGCGCATGGCGCTGGAGGTCGAGCGCGGCGGCGTGAGCCTGCCGATCCCCGAGCAGGAGGTCGTCGAGGACGGCGGCCGCTACCGGCTGGAGTACCGGACCACGCTGCCGGTCGAGTCGTGGAACGAGCAGGTGTCGCTGCTGACCGGCATGGCAGCAGCCGACCTGATGCTGCACGGGGAGATCGGCGTGCTGCGCACGCTGCCCCAGGCGTCGAACGAGTCGCTCGAGCAGCTGCGTCGGGCGGCCCGCGCCCTCGGTGTCGACTGGCCGCGCGACCGGTCGTACGCCGAGGTGGTGCACGACCTCGACCCGGCCAACCCACGCCACGCGGCGCTGCTGGAGGAGGCCACCTCGCTCCTGCGGGGCGCCGGCTACACCGCGTTCGACGGCGGCGTGCCCGAGCACGCGACGCATGCCGCCGTCGCCGCGGAGTACGCCCACGCGACCGCCCCGCTGCGCCGCCTCGTCGACCGCTACGTCAGCGAGGTATGTCTCGCCCTGTGCGCCGGCGACGAGGTGCCCGGCTTTGTGCGGTCGGCGCTGCCGGGGCTGCCGTCCACCATGTCGGAGTCCGGGCGGGTCGGGCACGAGCTCGAGCGCGAGTGCGTGGCGTTGATGGAGGCGGCCGTGCTGCACGGGCGCGAGGGTGAGGAGTTCGACGCGGTCGTCGTCGAGGTGAGCCGCGACGGTGCGTCGGGCACCGTGCAGCTCGCCGACCCGGCCGTGCGGGCGACCTGCGAGGGACGGCTTCCGGTGGGCGAGGCGGTGCGGGTGCGGCTGGCCGAGGCGGACGTGCAGCGGCGGTCGGTGCGGTTCGCCCTGGTCTGA
- a CDS encoding metallophosphoesterase family protein — translation MRVAILSDIHANLVALEAVLAEPDVRSAERVVLLGDIALGPVPVESLDLLASLGDRAVWVHGNCERELLAAYDETGLESPNAGMAIATAALMQPRHRELIDGLPLTVTLDVDGLGPVLFCHATPRRDDDFVLVDSPMPVWRRALEGVEERTVVMGHTHMPFDRLVDRRRVVNAGSVGMSYGTEGAAWALLGPTVQLRATAFDTEAAAAAVRGSGYADGEEWVRQYLVEPPSDTDALEVFSGLVDPLG, via the coding sequence ATGCGCGTCGCGATCCTCTCCGACATCCACGCCAACCTGGTCGCGCTCGAGGCGGTCCTCGCCGAGCCGGACGTCCGGTCGGCCGAGCGCGTCGTGCTGCTCGGCGACATCGCCCTCGGTCCGGTCCCGGTCGAGTCGCTCGACCTGCTGGCGTCGCTGGGCGACCGTGCTGTGTGGGTGCACGGCAACTGCGAGCGCGAGCTCCTGGCGGCGTACGACGAGACCGGGCTCGAGAGCCCCAACGCCGGGATGGCGATCGCGACCGCAGCTCTGATGCAGCCGCGGCACCGCGAGCTGATCGACGGCCTGCCGCTGACGGTCACCCTCGACGTCGACGGCCTCGGGCCGGTGCTCTTCTGCCACGCGACGCCGCGCCGCGACGACGACTTCGTGCTCGTCGACAGCCCGATGCCGGTGTGGCGACGGGCGCTCGAGGGCGTCGAGGAGAGGACCGTCGTCATGGGGCACACGCACATGCCCTTCGACCGCCTCGTCGACCGGCGGCGCGTCGTCAACGCCGGAAGCGTCGGCATGTCGTACGGCACCGAGGGAGCGGCCTGGGCGCTGCTGGGACCCACCGTCCAGCTGCGCGCGACGGCCTTCGACACCGAGGCGGCGGCCGCGGCGGTGCGGGGGAGCGGCTACGCCGACGGCGAGGAGTGGGTGCGGCAGTACCTCGTCGAGCCGCCGAGCGACACCGACGCGCTCGAGGTCTTCTCCGGCCTGGTCGACCCGCTCGGCTGA